A single window of Synechococcus sp. C9 DNA harbors:
- a CDS encoding transposase: protein MRRQIQGLIKPLLNLLPKNDYPVLDTRLFVLIWMHFILDARVATMRGLFFLLNHLNFKVDISTFSKACKHRSTEPFQVILRELQKRLKHHQGEFKHLFPLDSTIITLTSKLFWHYKQVKLTLGLDINEGNIGDESIIFGKTNDHKIGHLVIGTIPENAVGIMDRGFASWKLMDEMCKRNTLFIVRIRNNMKLQPDNPDIRVIQFFNEEENTEYRLATNVTSMTDEEICSAYRLRWRIELLWKALKMHLKLDRIITKNENGVRLQIYAVLIGYLILRLLEIGHNKTYELIDKLRYLQIEIGRHCSFMELVGVEPLVG from the coding sequence ATGAGACGACAAATTCAGGGACTTATCAAGCCCTTGCTGAACCTTCTTCCCAAAAACGACTATCCAGTCTTGGATACTCGCTTGTTTGTACTCATATGGATGCACTTCATTTTAGATGCAAGAGTCGCCACCATGCGGGGCTTATTCTTCCTCTTGAATCATCTCAATTTTAAAGTTGACATATCAACGTTTTCTAAGGCGTGTAAACATCGTAGCACCGAGCCGTTTCAAGTGATCCTAAGAGAACTGCAAAAACGGCTTAAACATCATCAAGGTGAATTTAAGCACTTATTCCCATTAGATTCTACCATTATCACCCTGACCAGCAAATTATTCTGGCACTACAAGCAGGTAAAATTGACGCTTGGCCTGGATATAAATGAGGGCAATATCGGTGACGAATCAATTATATTTGGAAAGACTAATGACCATAAAATTGGGCATCTTGTGATTGGGACGATACCTGAGAATGCCGTTGGTATCATGGATAGGGGTTTTGCTTCCTGGAAATTAATGGACGAAATGTGTAAACGAAATACATTGTTTATTGTGCGGATTAGAAATAATATGAAGTTGCAACCTGACAATCCGGATATTCGGGTAATTCAATTTTTTAATGAAGAGGAAAACACAGAATATAGGCTAGCGACTAACGTGACTTCGATGACGGATGAAGAGATTTGTTCAGCCTATCGTTTGCGCTGGCGAATTGAGTTGCTTTGGAAGGCACTAAAGATGCACTTGAAATTGGATAGAATCATTACCAAGAATGAGAATGGTGTGCGGCTACAGATTTATGCCGTATTGATTGGTTATCTAATTTTAAGATTGCTGGAGATAGGTCACAATAAGACCTATGAATTGATTGACAAGTTGCGATATTTACAAATAGAAATAGGCCGACACTGTAGCTTCATGGAACTCGTAGGGGTAGAGCCGCTCGTAGGATAA